The following DNA comes from bacterium.
GAGCACGCGGGCCCGCCCATCGCGAGCGCGATGACGAACGCGAACAGCGCGGCGAGCGCGAAAACGTCGGCGGTGCGTTTCATGAATTCGATTCGCTGACTTCGGCTAGAGCCGCATCGGCATGATGACCGCGGAAAATCCCGACGACGACGGCGCGCGCACGAGCATCGGCGAAAAGGCATCGCCGAACGCGAGGCTCACGTCCTCGTCCGGCACGACGTCGAGCGCATCGAGCATGTAGCGCGCGTTGAACCCGACCTCGAGCGTTTCGCCGTCGTAGCCGACGGGCATCTCCTCGCGCGCGTCGCCGAGCGTCGGGTTGACGCACGACACGGTGAGCACGCGCTTTTCCAGATGCACGCGAACGCCGCGCCCGAGTTCCTCGGACATGACGGCCATGCGGCGCAGGGCGGCGGCGAAATCGTCACGGCCAAACGTGACGATGCGGTCGTTGTTTTTCGGCACCACGGCGTCGTAGTCCGGGAATTCGCCTTCGATGAGCCGCACGAGAAACATCGCGGAGCCCTTGCGGAACGTGGCGCTGCGATCGTCGAAACGCACGCGCAGCGGCTCGTCGTCCCACTCGATGGCTTTCTTGAGTTCCGAGACGCCCTTGCGCGGCAGGATCACGCCGCGATCAAGCGAAAGCTTCGCGTCGGTTTCGAGTTCCGTTTCCGAAAGCGCCAGACGATGCCCGTCCGTGGCGACGGCGCGCAGCACGCGCCCGCCTTCGGTGTTGGCCGTTTGCAGGAACACTCCGTTCAGATACGGCCGGGCGTCGTCGCTGCCGATCGCGTGCGTCACCTTGCCGAACATATCGCCAAGCGTCGCGGCGGGAAGCTCGAACAGGTCCTTGTCGGCAAGACCGGGCACGTCGGGATATTCATCCGCCGGAATCGCGGCGATGTGGAACTGCGCCTGCCCGGCGACGATCTCGATCCGGTCGTTTTCGACGAGCGAAAAACGCATGCGCCCGTCGGGCAACTCCTTGACGATCTCGAAGAGCTTTTTCGCGGCGACGGTGATCGCGCCCCGGGTCTTGACCTCGGCGTCGTAGCGCGCCTTCAGGCCGACCTCAAGATCGGTGGCCGTGACGACCAGGCCTTCGGCGTCGGCTTCGAGATGCAC
Coding sequences within:
- the dnaN gene encoding DNA polymerase III subunit beta, with the translated sequence MEISIEREEFFRGLSRVQSIIERRTSLPILSNVHLEADAEGLVVTATDLEVGLKARYDAEVKTRGAITVAAKKLFEIVKELPDGRMRFSLVENDRIEIVAGQAQFHIAAIPADEYPDVPGLADKDLFELPAATLGDMFGKVTHAIGSDDARPYLNGVFLQTANTEGGRVLRAVATDGHRLALSETELETDAKLSLDRGVILPRKGVSELKKAIEWDDEPLRVRFDDRSATFRKGSAMFLVRLIEGEFPDYDAVVPKNNDRIVTFGRDDFAAALRRMAVMSEELGRGVRVHLEKRVLTVSCVNPTLGDAREEMPVGYDGETLEVGFNARYMLDALDVVPDEDVSLAFGDAFSPMLVRAPSSSGFSAVIMPMRL